From a single Bryobacter aggregatus MPL3 genomic region:
- a CDS encoding helix-turn-helix domain-containing protein, giving the protein MATQSEARRSEERFVGDLRWELVQRIVTSGLLQRATRLKAFLIHASEHALLHPGEALTEHQIGCAVFERDQTYSPADDNIVRVHARQLRQRLDEYFHTEGREEAIVLEIPKGSYVPVFRNREDYPVAVPREGGWNRLHSVLAAVILVLGVGCCLLWRESRFAAPEASWILASIFTPGQSTRVVVPDSSFGLLQGFLGRNVPLEDYLKPGYPDSLGWPVEKGQDYVDRAKASVSRPYTTFADTVTASRIGAEAERHRWQPKFSFPRDLMARDLGTGNVILLGSPKSNPWASLFEANMNFQSFFSHERNLGGIVNRSPRVGEEKEYVRVTKNGYPGEAYALIGLHVSAGNRVLTLSGTNMEGTEAAFEFAASPAQSRELLGQLGLREAPVGAYALEVVLRTYAIAGTARDTRVLAVRYRAE; this is encoded by the coding sequence ATGGCTACTCAAAGTGAAGCGCGCCGAAGCGAAGAACGATTCGTTGGGGACCTGCGATGGGAGCTGGTACAACGTATTGTTACATCAGGGTTACTGCAGCGGGCCACTCGGCTCAAAGCATTTCTGATTCATGCTTCTGAGCATGCGCTACTCCATCCTGGAGAGGCGCTGACGGAGCACCAGATCGGGTGTGCTGTTTTTGAGCGGGACCAGACCTATAGTCCGGCCGATGACAATATTGTCCGCGTGCATGCCCGGCAACTGCGGCAGCGACTGGATGAGTATTTCCACACCGAGGGTCGTGAGGAAGCGATTGTCCTGGAGATTCCGAAGGGATCCTATGTACCTGTGTTCCGGAACCGGGAGGATTATCCGGTTGCTGTTCCAAGAGAAGGTGGTTGGAACCGGCTGCATTCCGTTCTGGCTGCCGTGATTCTGGTTCTGGGGGTTGGCTGCTGCCTTCTGTGGCGGGAGTCCCGATTTGCTGCGCCGGAGGCTTCCTGGATTCTGGCCAGTATCTTTACTCCGGGACAATCGACACGGGTGGTGGTGCCGGATTCCAGTTTCGGTCTCTTACAGGGCTTTCTTGGCCGGAATGTACCGCTGGAAGACTATCTGAAGCCGGGCTACCCGGACAGTTTGGGCTGGCCCGTGGAGAAGGGACAGGACTATGTCGACCGGGCTAAGGCGTCTGTGTCACGGCCTTACACGACCTTTGCGGATACCGTAACTGCAAGCCGGATTGGAGCGGAGGCGGAACGGCATCGCTGGCAGCCGAAATTCTCTTTTCCGCGGGACTTGATGGCGCGGGACCTGGGAACGGGCAATGTGATTCTTCTGGGGAGTCCGAAGTCGAATCCGTGGGCGAGCCTATTTGAGGCGAATATGAATTTCCAGTCGTTCTTTTCTCATGAACGGAATCTGGGAGGCATTGTGAACCGATCGCCGCGGGTAGGGGAAGAGAAAGAGTATGTGCGGGTGACCAAGAACGGTTACCCCGGGGAGGCTTATGCGCTCATTGGTCTCCATGTCAGCGCGGGGAATCGGGTATTGACGCTGTCGGGGACGAATATGGAAGGGACCGAGGCGGCGTTTGAGTTTGCCGCTTCGCCAGCGCAGTCCAGGGAGCTATTGGGGCAGTTAGGGCTGCGGGAGGCTCCTGTGGGCGCCTATGCATTGGAAGTGGTGCTGCGGACTTATGCCATTGCCGGAACGGCGCGGGATACGCGGGTGCTGGCGGTGCGCTATCGCGCGGAGTAG
- a CDS encoding TlpA disulfide reductase family protein, with protein sequence MIRPLLLLIATLTLTAQKPEIAYTGEEKVYRNVIRGLRDQPDNKRKELTKRMALEIRALPHSDNRVRLASLLANLSTEGDLGNAGLQEVATTLAIALAAQTPAQRQKDDYDSLAQLVHYEGATVPFDPALNNAIERLRTLDRARESVTFTLTDQSGKSWTMADLRGKVVLLNFWATWCPPCRKEMPDLDWLQKKYASKGLVILAISDEEEAKIRSYLSDKNFKFPILRDAGKAVSTYMGIEAIPKSFFYNREGKLVAHAIDMRTRAQFLNLLRRTGIE encoded by the coding sequence ATGATCAGACCACTCCTACTCCTCATCGCCACTCTCACCCTGACGGCCCAGAAACCCGAGATCGCCTACACAGGTGAGGAGAAGGTCTACCGCAATGTCATTCGTGGTCTCCGCGATCAACCGGACAACAAGCGCAAAGAACTCACCAAGCGCATGGCTCTCGAGATCCGTGCCCTTCCTCATTCCGACAATCGCGTGCGACTCGCCTCCCTGCTTGCGAATCTGTCGACTGAAGGCGATCTCGGCAATGCTGGCCTGCAGGAAGTTGCTACCACACTGGCGATAGCCCTCGCGGCACAAACGCCCGCCCAACGGCAGAAGGACGACTACGACAGCCTCGCGCAGTTGGTTCACTACGAGGGAGCGACAGTGCCCTTCGATCCAGCGCTCAACAACGCCATCGAACGGCTCAGAACCTTGGACCGCGCTCGCGAGAGCGTCACCTTCACTCTCACCGATCAAAGCGGCAAATCCTGGACCATGGCGGATCTCCGGGGCAAGGTCGTGCTCCTAAACTTCTGGGCCACCTGGTGCCCTCCGTGTCGCAAGGAGATGCCCGATCTCGACTGGCTCCAGAAGAAGTACGCCAGCAAGGGTCTGGTGATCCTTGCGATTTCCGATGAAGAAGAAGCCAAGATACGAAGCTATTTGTCGGACAAGAACTTCAAGTTCCCGATCCTGCGCGATGCGGGGAAAGCCGTCTCCACATATATGGGCATCGAAGCCATACCCAAGTCCTTCTTCTACAATCGCGAAGGCAAACTGGTCGCCCACGCTATCGATATGCGTACCCGCGCACAGTTCCTCAATCTCCTCCGCCGCACCGGTATCGAATAG
- a CDS encoding amidohydrolase family protein: MRPALLLFLAVSVACSQVTLIHAGRVLDVKAGRHLERYSILIEGDRIQSVHPTAGETVPPNARILDFTNATVLPGLIDTHTHLLHENDLRLGSEDTSLIGEIAKRGTTARALFGVAKAREMLEAGFTSVRDLGNSGVNGDVALRDAIEAGWFPGPRMMVSTRAISLVGGQIGRLPIEGQSLINQEYVQISGVDEARKAVRQAFYDGADCIKIIADNGGQIMSDEELKAIVDEVRRGEKLGFGKRPVAAHAVPDAAVRAAIAAGVDSIEHGYGISQASLQLMADKKIYFVMTESNDDPEFYAYLNQISSFWNSGRLLRGEQLEHYKAANKQRIRSAFELGVPVAFGSDSYTRQPGKTRGAAALGKLFAYSEAGVPNAKVLQSATSNAANLLGWNYRLGALEKGLLADLIAVEGDPLTDIQSLKNIRLVMKGGQQYK, encoded by the coding sequence ATGCGACCAGCATTGCTTCTTTTCCTCGCGGTGAGCGTGGCCTGTTCCCAGGTCACGCTCATCCACGCGGGGCGCGTCCTCGACGTCAAAGCAGGCCGCCACCTCGAACGCTACTCCATCCTGATCGAAGGCGACCGCATTCAGTCCGTCCACCCCACCGCGGGTGAAACGGTCCCACCCAACGCCCGCATCCTCGACTTCACCAACGCCACCGTCCTGCCCGGCCTCATCGACACCCACACCCACCTGCTTCACGAGAACGACTTGCGTTTGGGCTCTGAGGACACTTCCCTGATCGGCGAGATTGCGAAACGTGGTACCACCGCGCGGGCTCTCTTCGGGGTGGCAAAAGCCCGCGAAATGCTGGAAGCAGGCTTCACCTCCGTGCGCGACCTCGGCAACTCCGGCGTCAATGGCGACGTCGCGCTTCGCGACGCCATCGAGGCTGGCTGGTTCCCAGGTCCGCGCATGATGGTTTCCACCCGGGCCATCTCTCTGGTCGGCGGGCAGATCGGACGTCTCCCCATCGAAGGCCAATCTCTCATCAACCAGGAGTACGTCCAGATCAGCGGCGTTGACGAAGCCCGTAAGGCGGTCCGGCAGGCTTTCTACGACGGAGCTGACTGCATCAAGATCATCGCCGACAACGGTGGTCAGATCATGTCGGACGAAGAGCTCAAAGCGATCGTCGACGAAGTCCGCCGTGGCGAAAAACTCGGCTTCGGCAAGCGTCCAGTCGCCGCGCACGCCGTCCCTGATGCGGCTGTCCGCGCCGCCATTGCAGCAGGCGTCGACTCCATCGAACACGGCTACGGTATCTCGCAAGCCAGCTTGCAACTCATGGCCGACAAGAAGATCTACTTCGTGATGACGGAGAGCAACGACGATCCAGAATTTTACGCCTACCTGAATCAGATAAGCTCTTTCTGGAATTCTGGACGCTTGTTGCGAGGCGAGCAACTCGAACACTATAAGGCAGCGAATAAGCAGCGCATCCGCTCCGCCTTCGAACTCGGCGTCCCCGTCGCCTTCGGCTCGGACAGCTACACAAGGCAACCAGGAAAAACGCGTGGCGCAGCCGCGCTGGGCAAACTCTTCGCCTACTCCGAAGCCGGCGTCCCCAACGCCAAAGTCCTACAATCCGCCACCAGCAACGCCGCGAATCTCCTTGGCTGGAATTATCGTCTAGGCGCCCTCGAAAAAGGCCTCCTCGCCGATCTGATCGCCGTCGAAGGCGACCCGCTCACCGACATCCAATCTCTCAAGAACATCCGCCTCGTCATGAAGGGCGGCCAGCAGTACAAATGA
- a CDS encoding TonB-dependent receptor has product MRWIVQLLIISLGLCSLASAQDARGTILGRVTDTTGANIVAAPVRALNPSTGVTLTATTNADGNYLLPYLLPGKYTVTVEMTGFKKAVQNQVEVRVGDQVELNIVLTLGDVKETLEVSAATPLLNTADSSLGQVVDERRITELPSFAGNAMDMVHLAPGTVNGTNLRLRKAPFNSAPSAFSTDGSGNNQNEFAIDGISNTYSDGTAPRVAFSPPQFSLSEFKIQTTPYDASSGHTMGSVVNVSTKGGTNDLHGELHWWFRNKAFDTPTIFQNRSGQKPAQYTDNRYGFSAGSQIVIPKIYNGKNKTFWFFGYEGNKFQDPSNQAVSTVPTAKVRNGDLSDYLALGANYQVYDPATTVRQANGTFTRTPFAGNFIPASRISPISQAIMKAWPLPNQNGTADFRNNFFRSSKALENYWTTIGRIDHTFSEKHRVFVRWQRDYWQEDKNRFLSANDNITGVILNRINRGIAFDDVYVFSPSFLMNFRYGLTQQEFPERRVSKGFDLASLGFSSALTSLIPKDLATFPRVNVNPYTVLSNWESGDGVTASLTHHFNLNFTKLIGQHNMHFGVDYRVYRENRNRYMNDVSPNLNFDAEYTKASNTAGNPQLGGEIASFLLGVPAGNMNRTASYAEQDKYWGFYFQDDYKLSKRLTLNLGLRYEYETPMTERFDRAVEQFAFGVSNPIEAQAKANYARSPFPDFPVDRFRVLGGLTFANVGGNPRTYYNAPRTNFQPRIGLAYQLTPKTILRAGYGIFTGSIGVNYTNTVQTGFSQSTPIRASLDTGLTPYATLANPFPGGLLAPAGSSNGLRTNLGQGIEVFDRDRKAPYAQRWSLGFQRELLQKFVLEMSYVGNRATRLSIYRDLNAIPNQYLSTSPTRDDKTNAYLNENVANPFQGLDSVSGGFITRGQILRPYPQFTISGATQSNNYSINQLQPIGYSWYHSLQSRLERRFAQGLTVQLSHTWSKAMQATEFLNPGDPGPSEVVSDLNRTHAWRASGILEIPFGKGRKFGGNANWLVNGVAGGWQLNGVWQNQSGGPLGFGNRIFNGDLKKILLPDDQRSVDRWLNYDAVAKGGYGFVVPSGSQLVNNVRTFPLRFSGITGPGQSRWDFSAIKNFRLGERFVTQFRAEVFNAMNHPNLANPNTDPTSTSFGVITGQDSPRSWQFALKISF; this is encoded by the coding sequence ATGCGTTGGATCGTTCAGTTGCTCATCATTAGTCTGGGTCTTTGCTCTCTCGCCTCCGCCCAGGACGCCAGAGGCACCATCCTCGGAAGGGTCACAGATACAACAGGCGCCAATATAGTCGCCGCTCCCGTTCGTGCCCTCAACCCCTCTACCGGCGTGACCCTCACGGCCACCACAAATGCAGACGGCAATTATCTTCTGCCCTACCTTCTTCCCGGTAAGTACACCGTAACTGTTGAGATGACCGGATTCAAGAAGGCGGTCCAGAATCAGGTGGAAGTCCGCGTCGGCGATCAGGTGGAACTCAACATCGTACTCACGCTCGGCGACGTCAAGGAAACGCTCGAAGTCTCCGCCGCCACGCCCCTGCTCAACACTGCCGATTCCAGTCTGGGCCAAGTTGTCGACGAGCGCCGCATCACGGAACTACCGAGTTTTGCAGGCAACGCCATGGACATGGTGCACCTCGCCCCCGGCACAGTGAATGGCACAAACTTAAGGCTACGCAAAGCTCCATTCAACTCTGCACCCTCTGCGTTTTCAACGGACGGCAGTGGCAACAATCAGAACGAGTTCGCCATCGACGGCATTTCCAATACCTATTCCGATGGCACCGCCCCTCGAGTCGCCTTCTCCCCGCCGCAGTTCTCTCTCAGCGAATTTAAGATCCAAACCACTCCCTATGACGCCTCCTCCGGCCACACCATGGGCAGTGTCGTCAACGTCTCCACCAAAGGCGGCACGAACGACCTCCACGGCGAACTCCATTGGTGGTTCCGCAACAAAGCCTTCGATACCCCCACCATTTTCCAGAACCGTTCCGGCCAGAAGCCTGCTCAATATACAGACAATCGCTACGGCTTCTCCGCTGGCTCGCAGATCGTCATCCCAAAGATCTACAACGGAAAGAACAAAACCTTCTGGTTCTTCGGCTATGAAGGCAATAAGTTCCAGGACCCCTCCAATCAGGCCGTCTCGACAGTCCCCACGGCAAAGGTGCGCAACGGTGATCTTTCGGATTATCTGGCTCTCGGCGCCAACTATCAGGTTTATGATCCGGCAACCACCGTGCGCCAGGCCAACGGCACCTTCACCCGTACCCCCTTCGCAGGCAACTTCATCCCGGCCAGCCGCATCAGCCCCATCTCCCAGGCCATCATGAAAGCCTGGCCGCTCCCGAACCAGAACGGCACCGCCGACTTCCGCAACAACTTCTTCCGTTCTTCCAAGGCACTCGAAAACTACTGGACCACCATCGGCCGCATCGACCATACCTTCTCTGAGAAGCACCGCGTCTTTGTCCGCTGGCAACGTGACTACTGGCAGGAGGACAAGAACCGATTCCTCTCGGCCAACGACAACATCACCGGAGTCATCCTCAACCGCATCAATCGCGGCATTGCCTTTGACGATGTCTATGTCTTCAGCCCCAGCTTCCTCATGAACTTCCGTTACGGCCTCACGCAGCAGGAGTTCCCCGAGCGCCGCGTCTCCAAGGGCTTCGACCTGGCCAGCCTCGGCTTCTCCTCGGCCCTGACCAGTCTGATCCCCAAAGATCTGGCAACCTTCCCACGTGTCAACGTCAATCCCTACACCGTCCTTTCCAACTGGGAATCCGGCGACGGCGTCACCGCTTCTCTCACCCACCACTTCAACCTCAATTTCACGAAACTGATCGGCCAGCACAACATGCATTTCGGAGTCGATTACCGCGTCTATCGTGAGAATCGCAACCGCTACATGAACGATGTGTCCCCCAACCTGAACTTCGATGCGGAATACACCAAGGCCTCCAACACTGCGGGCAACCCGCAACTCGGCGGCGAAATCGCCAGCTTCCTGCTGGGTGTTCCAGCGGGCAACATGAATCGCACCGCATCCTATGCCGAGCAGGATAAGTACTGGGGCTTCTACTTTCAGGATGACTACAAACTCTCCAAGCGTCTCACTCTGAATCTGGGCCTCCGTTACGAGTACGAGACGCCCATGACCGAACGCTTCGATCGCGCCGTTGAGCAGTTTGCCTTCGGCGTCTCCAACCCCATCGAGGCCCAGGCGAAAGCGAACTACGCCAGGAGTCCTTTCCCGGACTTCCCAGTCGATCGCTTCCGCGTGCTCGGTGGCCTTACCTTCGCCAATGTTGGCGGCAACCCAAGAACCTACTACAACGCTCCCAGAACGAATTTCCAGCCCCGCATCGGACTCGCCTACCAACTCACGCCCAAAACAATCCTGAGAGCTGGCTACGGCATCTTCACCGGCTCCATCGGCGTCAACTACACCAACACCGTCCAGACCGGCTTCTCCCAATCGACGCCCATCCGGGCCTCGCTCGACACCGGGCTCACACCCTACGCCACCCTCGCGAATCCTTTCCCCGGCGGCCTGCTGGCACCGGCAGGATCCTCTAACGGACTCCGGACCAATCTTGGACAGGGCATCGAAGTCTTCGATCGAGACCGCAAAGCTCCCTATGCCCAGCGCTGGTCCTTAGGCTTTCAGCGCGAACTGCTGCAGAAGTTCGTTCTCGAGATGTCCTATGTCGGCAACCGCGCGACACGGCTCTCGATCTACCGCGACCTGAATGCGATCCCGAATCAATATCTCTCCACCTCGCCCACTCGTGACGACAAGACGAACGCCTACCTCAACGAGAACGTCGCCAACCCCTTCCAGGGTCTCGATAGCGTGAGTGGGGGCTTCATCACTCGCGGGCAAATCCTCCGTCCCTACCCGCAGTTCACCATCAGCGGCGCAACGCAGTCCAATAACTACTCCATCAACCAACTCCAGCCCATCGGCTATTCCTGGTACCACTCCCTGCAATCTCGTCTCGAACGCCGCTTCGCCCAAGGCTTGACGGTGCAACTCTCGCACACCTGGTCCAAGGCAATGCAAGCGACCGAGTTCCTGAACCCAGGCGACCCCGGCCCCTCCGAGGTGGTCTCTGATTTGAATCGCACCCACGCCTGGCGCGCCTCCGGAATCCTCGAAATCCCCTTCGGCAAAGGCCGTAAGTTTGGTGGCAATGCCAACTGGCTGGTGAACGGCGTCGCCGGCGGCTGGCAATTGAATGGGGTCTGGCAGAATCAATCGGGCGGCCCGCTCGGCTTCGGCAATCGTATCTTCAACGGCGACCTGAAAAAGATTCTCCTCCCGGACGACCAGCGCTCGGTTGATCGCTGGCTCAACTACGACGCAGTCGCCAAAGGGGGCTATGGCTTCGTCGTCCCCTCCGGGTCCCAACTCGTGAACAACGTCCGCACCTTCCCGCTCCGCTTCTCCGGCATCACTGGCCCCGGCCAAAGCCGCTGGGACTTCTCGGCGATCAAGAATTTCCGCCTCGGCGAGCGCTTCGTAACCCAGTTCCGCGCGGAAGTCTTCAATGCGATGAACCACCCGAACCTGGCCAATCCGAACACCGATCCCACCAGCACTTCCTTCGGTGTGATCACCGGCCAGGATAGCCCGCGCTCCTGGCAGTTCGCTCTGAAAATTAGCTTCTAA
- a CDS encoding OsmC family protein — protein sequence MKRDATAIWQGDLKAGTGSLTSGSGVLSTTPYSFKTRFEGEPGTNPEELLAAAHAGCFTMALSAQLGERGMVARELKTKCVITLDPNTLTITQSELTLSANIPGADETKFQEAVTAAEKGCPVSKLFRAEIKVNSTLVV from the coding sequence ATGAAAAGGGACGCGACGGCGATTTGGCAAGGGGACTTGAAGGCTGGGACAGGCAGCCTGACGAGTGGGAGTGGCGTGTTATCGACGACTCCTTACTCGTTCAAGACTCGCTTTGAAGGCGAGCCTGGAACGAATCCGGAGGAACTGCTGGCGGCGGCTCATGCTGGCTGCTTTACGATGGCGCTGTCGGCTCAGCTCGGCGAGCGAGGCATGGTGGCCCGGGAGTTGAAAACGAAGTGTGTGATTACTCTCGATCCGAATACTCTAACGATTACTCAGAGTGAGCTGACCTTGAGCGCCAACATTCCTGGAGCGGATGAAACGAAGTTTCAGGAAGCGGTTACTGCCGCAGAAAAGGGATGTCCGGTTTCGAAACTGTTTCGGGCCGAAATCAAGGTGAACAGCACTCTGGTGGTCTAG
- a CDS encoding dienelactone hydrolase family protein, with the protein MCDQNHFEDDRLDFEARGLVTRQQFGALLGAGVAMMLPAVANAAAVAEADVTIKTPDGEADCYFVHPSSGKAPAVLIWPDIFGLRPAFRQMGRRLAESGYSVLVVNQFYRTKKAPTAPAGTATPIQDLRPMTQTLNETTHFTDAKAFIAWLDAQPSVATNKKVGTQGYCMGGPIAFRTAAAVPGRVGAVASFHGGGLVRDTPDSPHLQAAKTKAQFLVAIAANDDERAPTEKDVLKKTFAEANLNAEIEVYAAAHGWCPPDSRVYNEQLAEKAWSRLLALYSKALV; encoded by the coding sequence ATGTGTGATCAGAATCATTTTGAGGACGACCGTCTCGATTTCGAAGCTCGCGGTCTCGTCACTCGACAACAGTTTGGCGCGCTCCTAGGAGCTGGCGTCGCGATGATGCTTCCGGCCGTGGCCAACGCCGCCGCTGTTGCGGAAGCCGACGTCACCATCAAGACTCCCGATGGCGAAGCAGATTGCTACTTCGTCCATCCTTCCAGCGGCAAGGCTCCTGCAGTCCTCATCTGGCCGGACATCTTCGGGCTCCGGCCCGCTTTCCGGCAGATGGGTAGACGACTCGCAGAGTCAGGCTACTCAGTGCTGGTAGTGAACCAGTTCTATCGCACCAAGAAAGCGCCCACCGCGCCCGCCGGCACCGCCACTCCCATCCAAGATCTCCGCCCGATGACGCAGACGCTCAACGAAACCACGCACTTCACCGACGCCAAAGCCTTCATCGCCTGGCTCGACGCCCAGCCGTCGGTTGCCACCAATAAGAAGGTCGGCACCCAGGGCTATTGTATGGGCGGCCCGATCGCCTTCCGTACGGCAGCCGCCGTCCCCGGCCGGGTCGGAGCGGTCGCCTCCTTCCACGGCGGAGGCCTCGTGCGAGACACTCCCGACAGTCCCCATCTCCAGGCAGCCAAGACCAAGGCACAGTTCCTCGTCGCCATTGCCGCCAACGACGACGAGCGAGCACCCACGGAGAAGGACGTCCTGAAAAAGACCTTCGCCGAAGCGAATCTCAACGCCGAAATCGAAGTCTACGCGGCAGCGCACGGCTGGTGCCCACCGGATTCGCGCGTCTACAATGAGCAACTCGCCGAGAAGGCATGGAGCCGTCTGCTCGCACTGTACAGCAAGGCTTTGGTCTAG
- a CDS encoding amidohydrolase family protein produces MLWTRRTLLATPLALAAQAKGPLVDTHIHLFADDKKSFPKHPNGTYTPPPAPLESYVKFVKQAGIAHAIIVHPEPYQDDHRYLEYCFRNEPSKDFFKGTCLFDACRADTPKRIDDLMQRWPGRIRALRVHRTNLEALETGAIHDRPLDSPQMLKTWQAVADRGLAIQMHFIPAFAKQINALATKVPKAPVILDHLGRSGMGTEAEWQDILALAKQPQTVMKFSGINYSSKQPWPYRDVQPRVRQAFQAFGPDRIIWGGLGMNQDEFRKANQLFDEFFAFTTEANRDKIRGGNALRIYGWKS; encoded by the coding sequence ATGCTCTGGACCAGACGCACTCTCCTGGCAACCCCGCTCGCGCTCGCCGCCCAAGCGAAAGGCCCCCTCGTCGACACGCACATCCACCTCTTCGCCGACGACAAAAAATCCTTCCCCAAGCACCCCAACGGAACCTACACCCCGCCGCCCGCCCCCCTCGAATCCTATGTGAAGTTTGTGAAGCAAGCAGGCATTGCGCACGCCATCATCGTCCACCCCGAACCCTATCAGGACGATCACCGCTATCTCGAATACTGTTTCCGAAACGAACCGTCCAAGGACTTCTTCAAAGGAACCTGTCTCTTCGACGCCTGCCGTGCCGACACGCCGAAGCGCATCGACGACCTCATGCAGCGCTGGCCCGGCCGCATTCGCGCTCTTCGCGTCCACCGCACCAATCTCGAAGCGCTCGAGACCGGCGCCATCCACGATCGCCCTCTCGATTCCCCTCAGATGCTCAAAACCTGGCAAGCCGTCGCCGATCGCGGACTCGCCATCCAGATGCACTTCATCCCTGCCTTCGCCAAACAGATCAACGCTCTCGCAACAAAGGTCCCCAAGGCGCCCGTCATTCTCGATCACCTTGGCCGCAGCGGCATGGGGACAGAAGCGGAATGGCAAGACATCCTCGCCCTCGCCAAACAGCCGCAGACTGTGATGAAGTTCTCAGGAATCAACTACTCCTCCAAGCAGCCTTGGCCCTATCGCGACGTGCAGCCCCGCGTGCGTCAGGCATTCCAAGCCTTCGGCCCAGACCGTATCATATGGGGCGGCCTCGGCATGAACCAGGACGAGTTCCGAAAAGCCAATCAACTCTTCGACGAATTCTTCGCCTTCACCACGGAGGCCAATCGCGACAAGATCCGCGGAGGCAACGCGCTCCGCATCTATGGCTGGAAGTCTTAG